A genome region from Sphingobacteriaceae bacterium GW460-11-11-14-LB5 includes the following:
- a CDS encoding SusC/RagA family protein, with protein sequence MKRIIILFLLLTSYNFLFAQEVITVKGIVKDETNQPLPGATVNEKGTTNTTITGNDGGYTIKVKSNARLVFSYLGTKTSEQGVNGRTTINAKLIDDANNLNEVVVTGYGQTVARKDLTGAISSIKGEELAKVPVQNVGQALQGRLAGVQVSMADGTPGAAPSIVIRGGTSITQSNEPLYVVDGVPQTDGLSFLDPMDIESVDVLKDVSATSIYGARGANGVVLVTTKKIKEGKVSINYDGYVGVKKVTTFLPMMNPLQYTLLRYEVSATDPARLASFLKNYGSFDSLQIRYGNRPGVDWQKESFGDAVVNQAHKISINGGGRETRFNVFYSRNDDNGILLNTASAKDIAKVSLSHNVSQKFNLSAIVNYANQKITGLGTGEGRLSLLNTILRYRPVVGIGNDDFSLIDLDIDPLDPNPSSVLYQSPIVTLETQHRESRLKSLNMNATASYFFDKHFTYRGLVNFTDNNNSARIFNDARSLFAQRSGGATGGVGYSTAQQFNYNNTLTYANVFNKDHKLDVSVGQEYIYNYNQSLLTASTNFPSINLGWDKLQLGTVTSFPVTAAEDSKLLSFFSRANYSYKGKYLLTATLRADGSSKFGANNTWGYFPSAAVSWRAIEEKFMKQQHIFSDLKLRLSYGVAGNNRIANYAALGIYNAGVYPLNDQLISASFQENLANPSLKWESLKALNIGLDIGLLKQRITLTTEYYDNRSKDLLFNTRIPASSGFNTQFQNIGTTSSRGLEMTLNSTNIRTTNFNWTTNLNVAFTNTKVLSLSDGETSRLADGNIASDYILQVGSPVGVMYGYVKEGLYQVSDFNYNPTTNAYTLKPGVVRDAVTVQPGFIKFKDISGPDGVPDGIINNFDRVPLGNAKPKFSGGLGNNFSYKGFDLSVFVNFSLGNKVYNANRLTNSDLTLDYVNTFASFADRWTTINTSGARVTSPVELAALNQGKTIPSYNGGGSSRLYDEIIEDGSFLRINNVSLGYTFPKKWLSAVKIANARVYFTAYNLYVFTKYKGYDPEVSVVNNPLTPGIDASAYPRAKSFLAGLNLSF encoded by the coding sequence ATGAAACGAATTATAATTTTATTCCTATTGCTTACCAGTTATAACTTTCTTTTTGCACAAGAGGTTATTACCGTAAAAGGGATAGTGAAAGATGAGACAAACCAGCCTTTACCTGGTGCAACTGTAAACGAAAAAGGTACCACCAATACCACCATAACCGGTAACGATGGCGGATACACCATTAAGGTAAAATCAAACGCCCGTTTGGTATTCTCTTATTTAGGTACAAAAACTTCAGAGCAGGGGGTTAACGGAAGAACAACCATCAACGCAAAACTGATCGATGATGCCAATAACCTGAACGAAGTTGTGGTTACCGGTTATGGACAAACCGTAGCCCGTAAAGATTTAACGGGTGCAATATCATCTATAAAAGGTGAAGAACTGGCCAAGGTTCCGGTACAGAATGTTGGACAGGCACTACAAGGCCGTTTAGCAGGTGTTCAGGTATCAATGGCTGATGGTACACCGGGAGCAGCACCATCAATTGTAATCAGGGGTGGAACTTCGATTACTCAAAGCAACGAGCCTTTATATGTAGTAGACGGTGTGCCGCAAACAGATGGATTGTCTTTTTTAGATCCGATGGATATCGAATCTGTAGACGTACTGAAAGATGTATCGGCAACCTCTATTTACGGAGCCCGTGGTGCTAACGGCGTCGTATTGGTTACCACCAAAAAAATAAAGGAAGGTAAAGTATCCATCAACTATGATGGTTACGTAGGTGTAAAAAAGGTGACTACCTTTTTACCGATGATGAATCCTTTGCAATATACTTTGCTGCGTTATGAAGTGAGCGCAACCGATCCGGCACGTTTAGCCTCATTTCTGAAAAACTATGGCAGCTTCGATTCGCTGCAGATCCGCTATGGCAACAGGCCAGGGGTAGATTGGCAAAAAGAATCGTTTGGCGATGCCGTTGTTAACCAGGCGCATAAGATCAGTATTAACGGTGGGGGCAGAGAAACCCGCTTTAATGTATTTTACTCGCGCAATGATGACAATGGGATTTTGCTCAACACCGCATCGGCAAAAGATATCGCTAAAGTGAGTCTTTCACACAACGTAAGTCAAAAATTTAATTTAAGTGCTATTGTCAATTATGCCAACCAGAAAATAACCGGCTTAGGTACGGGCGAGGGGAGATTAAGTCTGCTGAATACCATTTTGCGCTACAGACCGGTTGTGGGTATTGGTAATGATGATTTTTCGCTAATCGATTTGGATATAGATCCTTTAGATCCGAATCCTAGTTCTGTGCTTTATCAAAGCCCGATCGTTACGCTGGAGACTCAGCACCGTGAATCAAGGTTAAAATCGTTGAACATGAATGCAACAGCGTCATACTTTTTTGATAAACACTTTACTTATCGCGGTTTGGTAAACTTTACCGATAATAATAACTCAGCCAGGATTTTTAACGATGCCAGATCATTATTTGCACAACGTTCGGGCGGAGCTACTGGTGGGGTGGGTTATTCTACTGCGCAGCAGTTTAATTACAATAACACATTAACATACGCCAACGTATTTAACAAAGACCATAAACTCGATGTTTCTGTGGGTCAGGAATATATCTACAATTACAATCAAAGTTTACTGACCGCTTCAACAAACTTTCCTTCAATTAATTTAGGTTGGGATAAACTTCAACTGGGTACGGTAACGTCCTTCCCGGTTACAGCAGCAGAAGATAGCAAACTATTGTCGTTCTTCAGCAGGGCCAACTATTCTTACAAAGGAAAGTATTTATTAACCGCAACCCTGCGTGCTGATGGTTCTTCGAAATTTGGTGCCAACAATACCTGGGGATACTTCCCATCGGCTGCCGTAAGCTGGCGTGCTATAGAAGAGAAATTTATGAAACAACAGCATATATTCTCTGATTTAAAGCTGCGTTTAAGTTATGGTGTTGCAGGTAATAACCGTATTGCAAACTATGCCGCATTAGGTATTTATAATGCCGGGGTTTACCCGTTAAACGATCAGTTGATATCTGCATCTTTTCAGGAAAACCTGGCTAATCCTTCATTAAAATGGGAATCGTTAAAAGCATTAAACATTGGTTTGGATATTGGTTTATTAAAACAACGCATCACCTTAACCACCGAATATTATGATAACCGCTCTAAAGATTTGTTGTTTAATACGCGTATACCAGCCAGTTCAGGTTTTAATACCCAGTTTCAGAACATAGGTACCACATCGAGCCGAGGACTTGAAATGACCTTGAACAGCACAAACATCAGAACAACCAATTTTAACTGGACAACCAACTTAAACGTAGCTTTTACCAACACAAAAGTATTAAGCTTAAGCGATGGTGAAACGAGCAGGTTGGCCGATGGTAATATTGCCAGCGATTATATTTTGCAGGTAGGTAGCCCGGTGGGTGTAATGTATGGTTATGTAAAAGAAGGTTTATATCAGGTAAGCGATTTTAACTATAATCCAACAACCAATGCTTATACTTTAAAACCAGGCGTGGTTAGAGATGCTGTTACCGTGCAGCCTGGCTTTATTAAGTTTAAAGATATTAGCGGACCCGATGGTGTGCCTGATGGTATCATCAACAACTTCGACAGGGTGCCCTTAGGAAACGCCAAGCCTAAATTTTCAGGTGGTTTGGGAAACAACTTTAGCTATAAAGGCTTCGATTTGAGTGTATTCGTAAACTTCTCTCTAGGCAATAAAGTATATAATGCCAATAGATTAACCAATTCTGATCTGACTTTAGATTACGTAAACACTTTTGCCTCATTTGCCGATCGCTGGACCACCATCAACACTTCGGGAGCAAGGGTTACCAGTCCGGTAGAACTCGCTGCGCTAAACCAGGGTAAAACAATACCATCTTACAATGGTGGAGGTAGCTCCCGTTTGTATGATGAAATTATTGAAGATGGTTCTTTCCTGCGGATCAATAATGTTAGCCTGGGTTATACTTTTCCTAAAAAATGGTTAAGTGCAGTAAAAATTGCCAATGCGCGTGTTTATTTTACTGCTTATAACTTATATGTATTTACAAAATATAAAGGTTATGATCCTGAAGTGAGTGTCGTAAACAATCCTTTAACTCCAGGCATCGATGCCAGTGCTTATCCAAGAGCAAAATCATTCCTGGCAGGTCTTAATCTATCATTTTAA
- a CDS encoding Tat (twin-arginine translocation) pathway signal sequence containing protein, translating to MTKNNSEAIAEKDSFSISNMQRRQFLQFAGASAALTMGLIGCKKEETPASTPYNNTDNTIDFKDDAGLLNYIYALEQLEAAFYIKAAASFPATFTAPQKMLFNDIRLHEIAHREFFKKFLGAAGLGVLEFDFSSIDFADATAVFNAAKTFEDLGVAAYNDAVVKCKNDYNLIILSQIATVEARHAAYVRSQVSALSFADLTELAPLGADAANALDVTLAPGKVLEQASKYIKTKLNVINL from the coding sequence ATGACTAAAAATAATTCTGAAGCGATAGCTGAAAAAGATTCTTTTTCGATCAGCAACATGCAGCGAAGGCAGTTTTTGCAATTTGCAGGGGCATCAGCGGCTTTAACAATGGGATTAATCGGTTGTAAAAAGGAAGAAACACCTGCATCTACTCCTTATAACAATACCGATAATACAATCGATTTTAAAGATGATGCAGGTTTGCTTAATTATATTTATGCTTTAGAACAATTAGAGGCTGCGTTTTACATCAAGGCTGCAGCAAGTTTTCCGGCAACTTTTACCGCTCCGCAAAAAATGTTGTTCAATGATATCAGGCTCCATGAAATTGCCCACCGCGAATTTTTTAAGAAATTTTTAGGTGCAGCTGGCTTGGGTGTACTTGAATTTGATTTTTCATCTATCGATTTTGCCGATGCTACAGCCGTATTCAATGCAGCCAAAACATTCGAAGATTTGGGGGTTGCCGCTTATAACGATGCGGTAGTGAAATGTAAAAACGATTATAACCTGATTATTTTAAGTCAGATCGCAACCGTAGAAGCACGCCATGCAGCCTATGTACGTAGCCAGGTAAGTGCCCTAAGCTTTGCCGATCTTACCGAACTGGCTCCTTTAGGTGCCGATGCCGCTAACGCACTCGATGTTACCCTCGCGCCAGGTAAAGTGCTGGAACAAGCATCAAAATATATCAAAACAAAATTGAATGTAATCAATCTATAA
- a CDS encoding sugar kinase: MEQSYAIGIDVGGSSLKCGVVNQNGEILYSIIVSLKNAKTQGAIIALIVEAIHTCAKKFKNPILGVGIGFPGIIYNNKIIAGADNLPGFKQLALGEILQEVTRYNIVMDNDANLMGLGEMTYGAAKDCSDVVFLTVGTGIGGAVMIDNKLYGGFRNRGTELGHIVVQHNGLACACGGRGCLEAYASVTALLNHYQSIHPNPPEEIDGKYMVEKYLAREEYAVEAMESHFDYLATGIISFVNVFSPQKIVIGGGISESGAFYVREIERRIKTLAVPIAPGNELVVAARLGNKAGLLGCAANVFQKFKAFDYVVK; encoded by the coding sequence ATGGAACAATCGTATGCTATCGGAATTGATGTTGGTGGGTCTTCACTCAAATGTGGGGTAGTAAACCAAAATGGCGAAATTTTATATTCCATTATTGTATCGCTAAAAAATGCGAAAACACAAGGTGCCATTATTGCGCTGATTGTAGAGGCGATCCATACCTGTGCTAAAAAATTTAAAAACCCCATTCTTGGGGTAGGTATAGGTTTTCCGGGAATTATTTACAACAACAAGATTATTGCCGGTGCCGATAATTTACCTGGGTTTAAACAATTGGCTTTAGGCGAAATCCTGCAGGAAGTAACCCGTTATAATATTGTAATGGATAATGATGCCAATTTAATGGGCCTTGGAGAAATGACTTACGGCGCAGCCAAAGATTGTAGTGATGTGGTTTTTCTTACCGTGGGCACAGGGATAGGTGGCGCAGTGATGATTGATAATAAACTTTACGGCGGATTTAGAAATAGAGGTACAGAACTGGGACATATTGTTGTACAACATAACGGACTTGCCTGCGCTTGCGGAGGTCGTGGTTGTTTAGAGGCTTATGCATCGGTAACGGCCCTGCTTAACCATTACCAGTCTATTCATCCTAATCCACCAGAAGAGATTGATGGTAAATATATGGTAGAAAAATACCTCGCCAGAGAAGAATATGCCGTTGAAGCGATGGAATCACATTTCGATTATCTGGCTACGGGCATTATTAGTTTTGTAAATGTGTTTAGTCCACAAAAAATTGTAATTGGTGGAGGCATAAGCGAGTCGGGCGCTTTTTATGTTCGGGAGATAGAAAGAAGAATAAAAACTTTAGCGGTACCTATTGCACCTGGTAATGAGCTGGTGGTTGCGGCCAGGTTGGGCAACAAGGCAGGGTTGCTTGGTTGTGCAGCAAATGTTTTTCAAAAATTTAAGGCATTTGATTATGTCGTAAAATAA
- a CDS encoding glucuronyl hydrolase — MKKAFCLVVVAATLVLNCCAAPVQNDPPLNWLKKTTDVIAFQLNKAAQTYKPGKNPRSVNPNGTIRIAGITDWTTGFFPGSLWYGYELTGDKNLAQEAKKFTLALDSIRHITNTHDVGFMLYCSYGNAFRITGDKTYLPALQDGAKHLAARFNPKVGVIRSWDFSWWHYPVIIDNMMNLEYLYWAATEFKNPAYANIASTHATTTMKNHFRKDFSSYHVVDYDAATGKVLAKRTHQGVTDESAWARGQGWGLYGYTMCYKNTKNPAFLAQAENIAKFIMNHPRMPKDKIPVWDFDVHNATGVEEPAPRDASAAAVIASGLLDLSTQVKDGKKYFDYAEEILKSLSSDEYLAKPGENGLFILKHSVGAFLYNSEIDTPLDYADYYYLEALKRYTEIAAKAKY, encoded by the coding sequence ATGAAAAAAGCTTTTTGCTTGGTAGTGGTAGCCGCCACACTGGTATTAAACTGCTGTGCTGCTCCTGTACAAAATGATCCTCCCTTAAATTGGTTAAAGAAAACCACTGACGTGATTGCATTTCAGTTAAATAAAGCTGCACAAACCTATAAACCTGGCAAAAACCCACGCTCCGTTAATCCGAACGGAACCATCAGGATTGCTGGCATTACCGATTGGACCACAGGCTTTTTTCCGGGAAGCCTATGGTATGGTTATGAGCTTACAGGCGATAAAAACCTGGCCCAGGAAGCCAAAAAATTTACGCTCGCACTAGATTCTATACGCCACATCACCAATACCCACGATGTGGGTTTTATGCTTTACTGCTCTTATGGTAATGCTTTCCGCATCACCGGAGATAAAACCTATTTACCCGCACTACAGGACGGTGCCAAACATCTTGCGGCACGTTTTAACCCAAAAGTAGGTGTAATCCGATCATGGGATTTTTCGTGGTGGCATTATCCGGTCATTATCGACAATATGATGAACCTCGAATATTTATACTGGGCGGCAACCGAATTTAAAAATCCGGCTTACGCCAATATTGCCAGTACCCATGCGACCACTACGATGAAAAATCATTTCAGAAAAGATTTCAGTTCATACCATGTGGTAGATTATGATGCTGCAACCGGAAAGGTCCTGGCCAAAAGAACGCATCAGGGGGTAACTGACGAATCGGCCTGGGCCCGTGGCCAGGGATGGGGACTTTATGGTTATACCATGTGTTATAAGAACACTAAAAATCCTGCTTTTTTAGCGCAGGCAGAAAATATTGCCAAATTCATCATGAACCACCCACGTATGCCAAAAGATAAAATACCGGTGTGGGATTTTGACGTGCATAACGCAACCGGTGTCGAAGAGCCTGCGCCGAGAGATGCCTCAGCAGCGGCTGTTATTGCCTCAGGCTTACTGGATCTGAGCACTCAGGTAAAAGATGGTAAGAAATATTTTGATTATGCTGAAGAAATTTTAAAATCACTTTCTTCTGATGAATACCTGGCCAAACCGGGCGAAAACGGTCTGTTTATCCTCAAACACAGTGTAGGTGCCTTTTTATACAATTCAGAGATTGATACACCTTTAGATTATGCTGATTACTATTATCTGGAAGCATTAAAAAGATATACCGAAATAGCGGCAAAGGCTAAATACTGA
- a CDS encoding clostripain, translated as MGILVFLFSCKRSEEDIFVIKKEELKKVVIVYMSANNSLAFSAYTNINQMEEAFDQTNGKLIVYAKIFGQQPTIYEISKDSSPQIVSRKVKVYNDHDASNPDIMKMIFSDIQALYPAKTYAAILWSHATNWLPKSATISLRSFSDDNGSKMDVQDLKYALPNNLEYLIFDACSMASTEVLYELKDKTRYILASPTEVLSVGLPYNRIEKNLFEDPEVGLPAICDNYYRYYMTQSGNNQSATFSLIKTEKLEQLAQTTRNFLYQHSFTYPDFRRAEVQRLDFDPASPMSGFDFMDFFEKNFPGISLQGLQDAVNDVVLYQVHTPNFLGKPINRFSGLSCYIPHPDNEWAHPFYRSLGWYRAAGFDKML; from the coding sequence ATGGGCATCCTTGTGTTTTTATTCTCCTGTAAGCGGTCGGAAGAAGACATTTTTGTTATCAAAAAAGAAGAATTAAAAAAAGTAGTTATCGTGTACATGTCGGCCAATAACAGCCTTGCTTTCAGTGCTTATACCAATATCAATCAGATGGAAGAAGCATTTGACCAAACAAACGGCAAATTGATTGTATATGCTAAAATATTTGGACAACAGCCTACGATATATGAAATTTCAAAGGATAGCAGTCCACAAATTGTAAGCCGTAAAGTAAAAGTATATAACGACCACGATGCCTCGAACCCCGATATCATGAAAATGATATTCAGCGATATACAGGCTTTATACCCCGCCAAAACCTATGCTGCCATTCTTTGGTCGCATGCAACCAACTGGTTACCCAAAAGTGCGACGATTAGCCTGCGTTCTTTTAGTGATGACAATGGCAGTAAAATGGATGTGCAGGACCTGAAGTATGCCTTACCCAACAACCTTGAGTATCTTATTTTTGATGCCTGCTCTATGGCCTCTACAGAAGTATTATACGAGCTTAAAGACAAAACCCGCTACATCCTGGCTTCGCCAACCGAAGTGTTAAGCGTAGGCCTTCCATACAACCGCATTGAAAAAAATCTATTTGAAGACCCCGAGGTGGGATTACCTGCGATTTGTGACAACTATTATCGTTATTATATGACGCAAAGTGGCAATAACCAATCTGCCACATTCTCGCTCATCAAAACAGAAAAACTGGAACAACTGGCACAAACGACACGCAATTTCCTGTACCAGCATTCTTTTACTTATCCTGATTTTAGACGGGCTGAAGTACAACGCCTTGATTTTGATCCCGCTTCACCTATGTCAGGATTTGATTTTATGGATTTTTTTGAAAAAAACTTCCCAGGTATTTCCCTGCAGGGATTACAAGATGCAGTGAATGATGTAGTGTTATACCAAGTGCATACGCCGAATTTTTTGGGGAAACCGATCAATCGGTTTTCCGGTCTGTCCTGCTATATACCCCACCCGGATAATGAATGGGCACATCCTTTTTACCGGAGTTTAGGCTGGTATCGCGCAGCAGGATTTGATAAAATGTTGTAA
- a CDS encoding heparinase: MMRLKIILLAITIISSAFSSTKAQETAVSKSSFDVVNLDAKGLEKVKHLVAAAKYEEGAKELLKYYRSRTNVRHLDFDTDEIKKLAGKKVNENTLELANNILQHKFKPHKGYPTFDYGKEINWQYRPVQDQLLTTFLHRTAFWEPLGIVYQSTGDEQYAKEWIFELRDWVKKNKQGAYADDKDYAWKAFVVSFRLNHWSGYFNLFLNSPNFTPAFLMEFLNSYSAQADYVMANYTDIGNHRLYEALHMMYAGSTFPEMKQAANWRKSGITVLNEEIKKQILPDGVQFELSPSYHIGSIKIFLDALQIAQLNGAAAEFPESYRNLAEKMVLAVGKYSFPDYTFPLYGNAFLTTKAAMLKSYALWTKVFPKNKVIEYYATDGKTGTAPDYRSGSLPNAGFYAFRSGWDMKATVMQIKAGPPAAFHSHPDNGNFVLWVKGRDFTPDAGSFVYANVGDQANTKRDWYRSTKAHQTLTIDDKTIENDAKLQKWETGNNLDILSYSNPSYKDLNHQRTFLFIDKTYFVIIDRAIGAATGKLAIRYHLKEDSQATLNASNNRITTNYADGNNLLIQVLNKDKVSVKEEPSFVSYVYQKETPRPAFAFEKAKADGKTQAFISVLYPYNGSTPPVVNFTENPGHDFANGKIDITLNINGKTTIVKQDLGTN, from the coding sequence ATGATGCGTTTAAAAATAATATTACTGGCCATTACCATAATTTCATCGGCATTCAGCTCCACAAAAGCACAAGAAACAGCGGTTAGCAAAAGCAGTTTCGATGTGGTTAACCTGGATGCCAAAGGATTGGAAAAGGTTAAACATCTGGTAGCTGCTGCAAAGTACGAAGAGGGGGCAAAAGAATTGCTTAAATATTACCGCAGCCGCACCAATGTGCGTCACCTTGATTTTGATACGGATGAGATTAAAAAATTAGCAGGCAAAAAGGTAAATGAAAATACACTTGAGCTGGCCAATAATATTTTGCAGCACAAATTTAAACCACATAAAGGTTATCCTACTTTCGATTATGGCAAAGAGATTAACTGGCAATACCGCCCGGTGCAAGATCAATTACTGACCACTTTTTTACACCGCACTGCTTTTTGGGAGCCTTTGGGCATCGTGTACCAAAGTACCGGCGATGAGCAATATGCAAAAGAATGGATATTTGAACTGCGCGATTGGGTTAAAAAAAACAAACAGGGTGCTTACGCCGATGATAAAGATTACGCCTGGAAGGCTTTCGTGGTATCGTTCAGGTTAAATCACTGGTCAGGTTATTTTAATCTTTTTCTTAACTCGCCAAATTTTACCCCTGCATTTTTAATGGAGTTTTTAAACTCGTACAGCGCACAGGCCGATTATGTAATGGCCAATTATACGGATATAGGCAACCATAGACTATACGAAGCGCTGCACATGATGTACGCCGGTAGCACATTCCCCGAAATGAAACAGGCGGCTAACTGGCGTAAAAGTGGCATAACCGTTTTAAATGAAGAAATTAAAAAACAGATACTGCCTGATGGCGTTCAGTTCGAGCTATCGCCCTCCTACCATATTGGCAGCATTAAAATATTTTTGGATGCGCTGCAAATTGCCCAGTTAAATGGAGCAGCAGCGGAATTTCCTGAAAGCTACCGGAACCTTGCCGAAAAAATGGTGCTTGCAGTAGGTAAATATTCATTCCCCGATTATACCTTTCCGCTTTATGGCAATGCATTTTTAACCACCAAAGCGGCTATGCTTAAAAGTTATGCCTTATGGACAAAGGTTTTCCCTAAAAACAAAGTAATTGAATATTATGCTACTGATGGTAAAACGGGCACAGCCCCAGATTATCGTTCCGGCAGTCTTCCTAATGCCGGCTTTTATGCTTTCAGGAGCGGATGGGACATGAAAGCCACCGTAATGCAGATAAAAGCAGGTCCACCTGCAGCGTTCCACTCCCACCCCGATAATGGCAATTTTGTGCTTTGGGTAAAAGGTCGCGATTTTACACCCGATGCCGGGAGTTTCGTGTATGCCAATGTGGGCGACCAGGCAAATACCAAAAGAGATTGGTACCGCTCTACCAAAGCACACCAAACCCTGACCATTGATGATAAAACCATAGAAAACGATGCGAAACTGCAAAAATGGGAAACAGGAAATAATTTAGATATCCTTAGCTATTCCAATCCCAGTTATAAAGATTTAAACCACCAGCGCACGTTTTTATTTATTGATAAAACATATTTCGTCATTATTGACAGGGCAATTGGCGCGGCAACTGGAAAATTAGCCATCCGTTATCATTTAAAAGAAGATAGCCAGGCCACCCTGAATGCCAGCAATAACCGTATTACCACTAATTATGCCGATGGCAATAACCTTTTGATACAGGTATTAAATAAAGATAAAGTAAGTGTAAAAGAAGAGCCAAGTTTTGTATCGTATGTATACCAAAAAGAAACACCAAGGCCAGCTTTTGCTTTCGAAAAAGCAAAGGCTGATGGTAAAACACAGGCTTTTATTTCGGTATTGTATCCTTATAATGGCAGCACCCCACCAGTGGTCAACTTTACTGAAAATCCTGGCCATGATTTTGCAAATGGCAAAATAGACATTACGCTCAATATTAATGGTAAAACGACAATTGTGAAGCAGGATTTAGGTACGAATTAA